taatgtgtcattgacaaacctaacacaggggaggccctctatttataatgtgtcattgacaaacctaacacaggggaggccctctatttataatgtgtcattgacaaacctaacacaggggaggccctctatttataatgtgtcattgacaaacctaacacaggggaggccctctatttataatgtgtcattgacaaacctaacacaggggaggtcctctatttataatgtgtcattgacaaacctaacacagggactatttataatgtgtcattgacaaacctaacacaggggaggccctctatttataatgtgtcattgacaaacctaacacaggggaggtcctctatttataatgtgtcattgacaaacctaacacaggggaggccctctatttataatgtgtcattgacaaacctaacacaggggaggtcctctatttataatgtgtcattgacaaacctaacacaggggaggccctctatttataatgtgtcattgacaaacctaacacaggggaggccctctatttataatgtgtcattgacaaacctaacacaggggaggccctctatttataatgtgtcattgacaaacctaacacaggggaggtCCTCTAtagttataatgtgtcattgacaaacctaacacaggggaggccctctatttataatgtgtcattgacaaacctaacacaggggaggccctcaAGATTTTTTGGTCGCACCAAGCCAAGCAAACGACAGTACCAGATTATGCTAGCTATAGATGATTCCTCGAGTATGGTGGATAACCACTCGAAACAGGTAATACATGTCTGTGTGGTGACTGATAGGTCAACTGATAACTGTAATTCTTCTGGTAATATTTGGTGTATCCTTCTCCTGAAACAGGTAATACTTGTCTGTGTGGTGACTGATAGGTCAACTGATAACTGTAATTCTTCTGGTAAATATTTGGTGTATCCTTCTCCTGAAACAGGTAATACATGTCTGTGTGGTGATGACTGATAGGTCAACTGATGAAACTGTAATTCTTCTGGTAATATTTGGTGTATCCTTCTCCTGAAACAGGGTAATACTTGTCTGTGTGGTGACTGATAGGTCAAATGATAACTGTAATTCTTCTGGTAATATTTGGTGTATCCTTCTCCTGAAACAGGTAATACTTGTCTGTGTGGTGACTGATAGGTCAACTGATAACTGTAATTCTTCTGGTAAATATTTTGGTGTATCCTTCTCCTGAAACAGGTAATACATGTCTGTGTGGTGACTGATAGGTCAAACTGATAACTGTAATTCTTCTGGTAATATTTGGTGTATCCTTCTCCTGAAACAGGTAATACATGTCTGTGTGGTGACTGATAGGTCAACTGATAACTGTAATTCTTCTGGTAATATTTGGTGTATCCTTCTCCTGAAACAGGTAATACTTGTCTGTGTGGTGACTGATAGGTCAACTGATAACTGTAATTCTTCTGGTAATATTTGGTGTATCCTTCTCCTGAAACAGGTAATACTTGTCTGTGTGGTGACTGATAGGTCAACTGATAACTGTAATTCTTCTGGTAATATTTGGTGTATCCTTCTCCTGAAACAGGTAATACTTGTCTGTGTGGTGACTGATAGGTCAACTGATAACTGTAATTCTTCTGGTAATATTTGGTGTATCCTTCTCCTGAAACAGGTAATACTTGTCTGTGTGGTGACTGATAGGTCAACTGATAACTGTAATTCTTCTGGTAATATTTGGTGTATCCTTCTCCTGAAACAGGTAATACATGTCTGTGTGGTGACTGATAGGTCAACTGATAACTGTAATTCTTCTGGTAATATTTGGTGTATCCTTCTCCTGAAACAGGTAATACATGTCTGTGTGGTGACTGATAGGTCAACTGATAACTGTAATTCTTCTGGTAATATTTGGTGTATCCTTCTCCTGAAACAGGTAATACATGTCTGTGTGGTGACTGATAGGTCAACTGATAACTGTAATTCTTCTGGTAATATTTGGTGTATCCTTCTCCTGAAACAGGTAATACATGTCTGTGTGGTGACTGATAGGTCAACTGATAACTGTAATTCTTCTGGTAATATTTGGTGTATCCTTCTCCTGAAACAGGTAATACATGTCTGTGTGGTGACTGATAGGTCAACTGATAACTGTAATTCTTCTGGTAATATTTGGTGTATCCTTCTCCTGAAACAGGTAATACATGTCTGTGTGGTGACTGATAGGTCAACTGATAACTGTAATTCTTCTGGTAATATTTGGTGTATCCTTCTCCTGAAACAGGTAATACATGTCTGTGTGGTGACTGATAGGTCAACTGATAACTGTAATTCTTCTGGTAATATTTGGTGTATCCTTCTCCTGAAACAGGTAATACATGTCTGTGTGGTGACTGATAGGTCAACTGATAACTGTAATTCTTCTGGTAATATTTGGTGTATCCTTCTCCTGAAACAGGTAATACATGTCTGTGTGGTGACTGATAGGTCAACTGATAACTGTAATTCTTCTGGTAATATTTGGTGTATCCTTCTCCTGAAAACAGGTAATACATGTCTGTGTGGTGACTGATAGGTCAACTGATAACTGTAATTCTTCTGGTAATATTTGGTGTATCCTTCTCCTGAAACAGGTAATACATGTCTGTGTGGTGACTGATAGGTCAACTGATAACTGTAATTCTTCTGGTAATATTTGGTGTATCCTTCTCCTGAAACAGGTAATACATGTCTGTGTGGTGACTGATAGGTCAACTGATAACTGTAATTCTTCTGGTAATATTTGGTGTATCCTTCTCCTGAAACAGGTAATACATGTCTGTGTGGTGACTGATAGGTCAACTGATAACTGTAATTCTTCTGGTAATATTTGGTGTATCCTTCTCCTGAAACAGGTAATACATGTCTGTGTGGTGACTGATAGGTCAACTGATAACTGTAATTCTTCTGGTAATATTTGGTGTATCCTTCTCCTGAAACAGGTAATACATGTCTGTGTGGTGACTGATAGGTCAACTGATAACTGTAATTCTTCTGGTAATATTTGGTGTATCCTTCTCCTGAAACAGGTAATACATGTCTGTGTGGTGACTGATAGGTCAACTGATAACTGTAATTCTTCTGGTAATATTTGGTGTATCCTTCTCCTGAAACAGGTAATACATGTCTGTGTGGTGACTGATAGGTCAACTGATAACTGTAATTCTTCTGGTAATATTTGGTGTATCCTTCTCCTGAAACAGGTAATACATGTCTGTGTGGTGACTGATAGGTCAACTGATAACTGTAATTCTTCTGGTAATATTTGGTGTATCCTTCTCCTGAAACAGGTAATACATGTCTGTGTGGTGACTGATAGGTCAACTGATAACTGTAATTCTTCTGGTAATATTTGGTGTATCCTTCTCCTGAAACAGGTAATACTTGTCTGTGTGGTGACTGATAGGTCAACTGATAACTGTAATTCTTCTGGTAATATTTGGTGTATCCTTCTCCTGAAACAGGTAATACTTGTCTGTGTGGTGACTGATAGGTCAACTGATAACTGTAATTCTTCTGGTAATATTTGGTGTATCCTTCTGATTGTACTGCGTTCTTCTTCATCAACTCAGATAGTGAAAAGTTTCAACATTATTTGAACATTCCTGATTTCaaatacgattttttttttaagctTAATTCTAAATCATTCAAACTGGTCcatcaatatttttgttatttcatcaatatttattatgtttattttgtattatctgATTGTTTCAGCTTGCATATGAATCCCTAGCTTTGATAGCCAATGCTCTGACTTTGCTGGAATCAGGAGAGCTTGGCATTTGCAggtaatttgaatttaaaggGGAAATCGAACCCTGCCATTTTAATTTCTGGGAGAAAATATGGCATAAAATGTTATTTGATAAATGTAGTCGTTGtgagcatatatatatatatatcaagtcACTTGACCATTCATGTTTTTGGGTTTATGCCagaaatattgtaatataatgtttaatgggtgatcgggtggtgtagtggttaagctgctcgcctttcacctagtcggctggggttcgatccccggaacggatgtgaaaaggttaggggtcacctgcccgatcactaAGACCCCTCGTGCGCTTttatccgggccatcgagagtgatttgcataagttgtataacttgtttcgtaatcgatgtaaaagaaatatagtttatattttatgtaatgtttaaCTACTTCTGAATTAGCTAAAGTTTACACGGTGAACTTTATTTCTTATCTAATCTACCAGTTgtgataattaatattattgatTGTGCTTAAATAgagttttgtttacttttgttaGTTTTGGAGAAAGTGTTCGTCTGCTGCATCCGTTCACTGAACAGTTCACGACTCAGTCTGGTGCTCGACTTCTACAACACTTCACGTTTGAGCAGAAAAAGACTAAGATTGCTCAGGTAGGCAACTGAAATTTCAAACTCAACAGAACTTGAGATGGGATTTTTATCTGCCAGAAAAATACTTTTGTTAAACTTAATTGAAGCATCTTGACTATCTTTGTAGCACGCTAGCTTCCTAAATAAAGTCTTTGTAATATTGAAGTGAGTAACACTTGTTTTCTATTATATTAACTTTGATTGTGGAACACAAAATCATCAGTGATcattaatttaaaattgtttagaTATACAACTAAGGGTCATGTTAGAATTTGAGATTTTTCTTCAGAAACTGTGTCAATAATTGATGTTCATTGACTTATAATTAGACACGTTGCACTATAACTCCACGTTTTAAAGTCTTCATTTTACAGCTAGCTGCTAATTTTTCACAGGAATATTTGTTAACACAACCCATCCCAAAAATAAGGGATCAATCCATATCTAACATACATACCCTGATGTTATACATGTGTAATGTTTACTTCAGGATTCCATATCTAACATACATACCCTGATGTTATACATGTGTAATGTTTACTTCAGGATTCCATATCTAACATACATACCCTGATGTTATACATGTGTAATGTTTACTTCAGGATTCCATATCTAACATACATACCCTGATGTTATACATGTGTAATGTTTACTTCAGGATTCCATATCTAACATACATACCCTGATGTTATACATGTGTAATGTTTACTTCAGGATTCCATATCTAACATACATACCCTGATGTTATACATGTGTAATGTTTACTTCAGGATTCCATATCTAACATACATACCCTGATGTTATACATGTGTACTTCAGATGTTTACTTCAGGATTCCATATTGGATATCAGAGTCCCTGTGTTTAAGGAAGCTGGACAGGTaagataaaacatttattataattgtgataattttTCTGAGGATTTTTCTAGATAATTTACGACCTCATTACCACTTAAAATTAATTATGGAGAGAAAGGATGCATTTTTAAACAGTACAGATGTCATACAACATTTTACTTATGGTGCACTGTGTTGtaaacgatttttttttgttttttgtttcatCTTAATTACAGATGCTGATTATATAACGTATATGGTTATATCATAAAGCTCTTTTCGCATGTTCAATATAGTTAGAAAGCCTTCTTCACATGTTTACTTACATATTCTTGACTTGTAATGTATATTGTTCCATTACAGATGCCAGAGATCAAGTCCTACATGGACCACTTTCCTTTCCCGTTCTACATCATACTGCGAGACATCAACTCTCTGCCAAATGTATTGTGCGACGCCCTCAGACAGTGGTTTGAATTAGTGACTTCTGTGTGACGCCCTCAGACAGTGGTTTGAATTAGTGACTTCTGTGTGACGCCCTCAGACAGTGGTTTGAATTCGTGACTTCTGTGTGACACCCTCAGACAATGGTTTGAATTAGTAACTTCTGTGTGACGCCCTCAGACAGTAGTTTGAATTAGTGACTTCAGTGTGACGCCCTCAGACAGTGGTTTGAATTAGTGACTTCAGTGTGATGCCCTCAGACAGTGGTTTGAATTAGTGACTTCTGTGTGACGCCCTAAGACAGTGGTTTGAATTAGTGACTTCTGTGTGACGCCCTCAGACATTGGTTTGAATTAGTGACTTCTGTGTGGGTTTTGAATTAGTGACTTCTGTGTGACGCCCTGGTGGTTTGAATTAGACTTCTGTGTGACGCCCTCAGACAGTGGTTTGAATTAGTGACTTCAGTGTGACGCCCTCAGACAGTGGTTTGAATTAGTGACTTCAGTGTGATGCCCTCAGACAGTGGTTTGAACTTCACCACAACATCCAGTCTCAGTTACTTCTCTGTTATGTGTGGTGAAACTGTGATACCACCAGACAATTTCATTGTAAATACAAAGTGATATGTGGAAATGTTTGTACTGTGTTTAGGTGGTACTGTACAGCAATTAGCTTCTATAAATAGTCCCAACATGTAAAAAGAATAGGATGTGTCTGGCTTTAACAATTGTAGATAAtacaattaatataataatacaatgATTAAATGtctatatgtattataatacaatattaagtGTCTGTGTATCATAATACAATGATTaagtatctacatgtattataatacaaTGATTAAGTGTCTACATTATCATAATACAATGATTaagtatctacatgtattataatacaatattaagtatctacatgtattataatacaaTGATTAAGTGTCTACATTATCATAATACAATGATTAAgtatctacatgtaatataatacaatattaagtatctacatgtattataatacaatgattaagtgtctacatgtattttaatacaATGATTAAGTGTCTATGTATCATAATACAATGATTAAGTGtccatatgtattataatacaatattaagtatctatatgtattataatacaatattaagtatctacatgtattataatacaaTGATTAAGTAtctatatgtattataatacaatattaagtatctatatgtattataatacaatattaagtatctacatgtattataatacaatattaagtgtctatatgtattataatacaatattaagtgtctatatgtattataatacaatattaagtgtctatatgtattataatataatattaagtatctatatgtattataatacaatattaagtatctatatgtattataatacaatGATTAAGTGtccatatgtattataatacaatgattaagtgtctacatgtattataatacaaTGATTAAGTGtctatatgtattataatacaataattaagtgtctacatgtattataatacaaTGATTAAGTGTCtaaatgtattataatacaATGATTGTGTCTATATGTAGTATAATACAATGATTAAGTGtccatatgtattataatacaatattaaggtgtctatatgtattataatacaataattaagtatctacatgtattataatacaatattaaggtgtctatatgtattataatacaatgattaagtatctacatgtattataatacaaTGATTAAGTGTCTACATTATCATAATACAATGATTaagtatctacatgtattataatacaatattaaggtgtctatatgtattataatacaatgattaagtatctacatgtattataatacaatattaagtatctacatgtattatgatacaatgattaagtgtctacatgtattataatacaatattaagtatctacatgtattataatacaatattaaggtgtctatatgtattataatacaatgattaagtatctacatgtattataatacaatattaagtatctacatgtattataatataatattaaggtgtctatatgtattataatacaatGATTAAGTGATCATATTAAAGaattattgtatatgtaatagACTGCTATAGTAAGTTTTATCCTCAACTTGAATATCTATTTTACAAGatcttaaaaaaaattattaaagaagttgtttttttttaaagaaaaaggGATACTTTTTCTGTAATAGTTTCAACACGACTCGTTCAATAAGAACGTAATTAGTATGAAGGTGCTATGGTTGACTTTGTAAATAGAATAAAACTGTTCTCGTAGTCTCTTCAACTGTATTAGAAATATCTTAATAATGCAATATGAATTGAAAGGTTTTCTACATGTGGatgtatttcaacattttatgacaaaatattGCATTAACTGGATTACTCCATTAGCattgtaacttttttttataaacatttttcttgagataaattattgacaacagggattggacacaagtttttCCAACTTTGTCTTTTGTTAAGTCTGTTAAGGTTGAGTACATGTAACTGTTGCTATTGTCTTGTTAGAACTGTTTAACAGATGGTGTGGAAGTACCAGTTCTAATGCTGCTCGTATAGAAGGAAGTTGTTACCATAATTGGCATTACAGCttgtttaaaagaaataaacctTAAATTTACTAAATAGTTCCTGTTTGTGATTCTTTACTTGGGAATCACAGAATGATTCCTTCTGACTTCACAGTTCATTATACTATAGCTTATTCAATAGCATGATTGCACAATCATGTTAAAGGGACATTCCTTTGTTTCAAGCAGCCAAAATGACAGCTGAATATAAGTACTGATTTAACATGTAATCAATTTTCagcaattattttttgtttaacaCTTTAATATCTAAACGAAGGAATGTCCCTTTAACAAATGATTatcagtacatgtatgtctaataGGCAGGAACACAATCTGTAGGCTGTCCTTCCAAAACATTTGTGAAAGGAgtagtcggccatcttggaacaGAAACCTATCACCACTTGGTCAAGCTGATAAACTAATCATTACTGGAACAGAAACCTATCACCACTTGGTCAAGCTGATAAACTAATCATTACTGGCAAGTTCTGtgttttcaattaaaaagaacagtatatatatcattcCATAGATTTATTTCCTAACAAATGATGACATTCCAGAATGCATCTTGAAACATCTacaagatttatacaaataaaaatagtaTCACTTggatttaattaattatcaacATTATCTACTGATTAAATTTGCTAATAACAAATTCCAAGTGTCATCAGATTTTGACACACTATGATAATATCCATCATAACAACAGCATTAAACAATTATACTGCATACACAGTTATCGAGTAATACCACCATCAAATCTGAATATATCAAATAGCGAGCTAGGAATCAAAGATACATTATTTTAGAACTTGTATCTTCAACACTAGTTCATTGGAAACATCTTTAGTACACAATATTAAAACACTTAGCCATGGGTATCTGAATGTCGGACAGAAAAACTCTAGTGATTTCTAGATTGAGTAGGACGTCCACTTAGGCCTGAAATCTCTATTGGTTTCTAAATTGAGAAGAATGTCCAGTTAAACATATATGTCTCGGTTGCTTTCTCAGTATCTAGAGGACATAGAGTACTTAGAGAGTTGTCAGTCTGGGAAGAATAAATTCTAGCATAACACTTCGAATTGTTGGAAAAGTcctttaaaagattttttttgcatGAATGTTTTCAACAAGAAACATTTCCACAAAAATATTTCTCACTTGTGGATCGGACAGgtaatatttactgtaacaatACACAATATGACCAGGTGATCGTAGACATGATTACAGCACTTGGTATAGGACACAGTCCAAAGTTACCACGTACACATCCAAACTTTGTTACTGAGAAATAAACAGATAATCAGAACTTAGTATAGGACACAGTCCAGCAGTTCAAAGTTACCATGGACACATTCCAAACTTTGTTACTGAGAAATAAACAGATAATCAGAACTTAGTATAGGACACAGTCCAGCAGTTCAAAGTTACCATGGACACATTCCAAACTTTGTTACTgagaaataaacagaaaatcagAACTTAGTATAGGACACAGTCCAGCAGTTCAAAGTTACCATGGACACATTCCAAACTTTGTTACTgagaaataaacagaaaatcagAACTTAGTATAGGACAAAAAAGTTACCATGGACACATTCCAAACTTTGTTACTgagaaataaacagaaaatcagaacttgtataggACACAGTCCAGCAGTTCAAAGTTACCATGGACGCATTCCAAACTTTGTTACTGAGAAATAAACAGATAATCAGAACTTGATATAGTGGCCTTTGGTAGGTTATGATACTTgagatttatatttatttatttattaactaGTAGGAATTGTGTCCATCTGAATGAGAGTTGACCAGCATCCAGGAGTTGTACATCAGAGTTATAAGTGAATCTTCACACAATCAAATTACCACTTGAAATTCGAACAGCTCCCAAG
The nucleotide sequence above comes from Argopecten irradians isolate NY chromosome 1, Ai_NY, whole genome shotgun sequence. Encoded proteins:
- the LOC138312082 gene encoding midasin-like, encoding MLAIDDSSSMVDNHSKQLAYESLALIANALTLLESGELGICSFGESVRLLHPFTEQFTTQSGARLLQHFTFEQKKTKIAQVGN